One part of the Cottoperca gobio chromosome 14, fCotGob3.1, whole genome shotgun sequence genome encodes these proteins:
- the ik gene encoding protein Red, translated as MPETESYSNPLAPEGHELDDHRTAAQSKLTNDDFRKLLMTPRATPSSAPPSKSRHHEMPKDYNEDEDPAARRRKKKSYYAKLRQQEMERERELAEKYRDRARERRDGVNKDYEETELISTTANYRAVGPTAEADKSAAEKRRQLIQESKFLGGDMEHTHLVKGLDFALLQKVRAEITSKEKEEEDMMEKVQKEAKKDVEPEEKIEFKTRLGRNIYRVVFRTGLVERNELFLPGRMAYVVDLDDEFTDTDIPTTLIRSKADCPSMEAQTTLTTNDIVISKLTQILSYLRQGTRHKKIKKKDKGKLDDKRAPEADLSIFEDIGDYLPSATSSSKPPKDKDRHRERDRERERDRERERDREREREEESKSRARHSYFEKPQGDETQVLEVEEGPGSVRDQIKIINEKFAGAAGSQWPEPGSQRRDSKEQLGDFFGGSNSYAECYPATMDDLAVDSDEEVDYSKMDQGNKKGPLGRWDFDTQEEYSDYMNNKEALPKAAFQYGIKMSEGRKTRRFKETNEKAELDRQWKKISAIIEKRKKMEADGVDVKRPKY; from the exons ATGCCTGAAA ctgaGAGTTACTCCAACCCTCTGGCTCCTGAGGGCCATGAGCTGGACGACCACAGGACTGCTGCTCA gTCCAAACTGACTAATGATGACTTCAGGAAACTGCTGATGACGCCAAGGGCGACGCCCTCCTCGGCCCCGCCCTCCAAATCCAGACACCATGA AATGCCAAAGGACTACAACGAGGATGAGGATCCTGCAgcgagaaggaggaagaagaagag TTACTATGCTAAGCTCCGTCAGCAGGagatggagcgagagagagagctggcTGAGAAGTACAGAGaccgagcgagagagagacgagacggAGTCAACAAAGACTACGAAGAGACAGAGCTGATCAGCACCACCGCTAACTACAGAGCTGTAGGACCCACGGCTGAGGC AGATAAGTCCGCAGCAGAGAAACGTCGTCAGCTGATCCAGGAGTCTAAGTTTTTGGGAGGTGACATGGAGCACACTCACTTGGTGAAGGGTCTGGACTTCGCTCTGCTGCAGAAG gtgAGAGCTGAAATCACCagtaaagagaaagaagaagaagatatgaTGGAGAAAGTCCAGAAGGAGGCCAA GAAAGACGTGGAGCCGGAAGAGAAGATTGAGTTTAAGACTCGTCTTG GCAGGAACATTTACCGCGTGGTGTTCAGGACGGGGCTGGTTGAGAGGAACGAGCTGTTCCTGCCGGGCCGGATGGCGTACGTGGTCGACCTGGACGATGAGTTCACTGACACCGACATCCCCACGACGCTGATCCGCAGCAAGGCCGACTGTCCGAGCATGGAG GCTCAGACGACTCTCACTACGAACGACATCGTGATCTCGAAGCTGACTCAGATCCTGTCGTACCTCCGTCAGGGAACCCGACACAAGAAGATCAAGAAGAAGGACAAAG GTAAACTGGATGATAAGAGGGCTCCTGAGGCTGATCTGAG TATCTTTGAGGACATCGGGGACTACCTCCCGTCCGCCACCTCGTCCTCCAAACCTcccaaagacaaagacagacacagagagagagacagggagagggagagagacagggagagggagagagacagggagagggagagagaagaagaaagcaagaGCCGAGCAAGACACAGTTACTTTGAGAAACCACAAGGAGACGAAACCCAG GTtctggaggtggaggaag GTCCGGGATCCGTCAGAGACCAGATCAAGATCATTAACGAGAAGTTtgcaggagcagcaggcagCCAGTGGCCGGAACC TGGTTCTCAGAGGAGAGACAGTAAAGAGCAGCTCGGAGATTTCTTTGGAGGATCAAACTCATACGCAGAGTGTTACCCTGCTAc gatggaCGACCTGGCTGTGGACAGTGATGAAGAGGTGGACTACAGTAAGATGGACCAG GGGAATAAGAAGGGTCCTCTGGGCCGCTGGGACTTCGACACGCAGGAGGAATATTCAGACTACATGAACAACAAAGAGGCGCTGCCCAA GGCCGCCTTCCAGTACGGCATCAAGATGTCTGAAGGCAGGAAGACTCGCCGCTTCAAGGAGACCAACGAGAAGGCCGAGCTGGACCGGCAGTGGAAGAAGATCAGCGCT ATCatagagaagaggaagaagatggaggctGACGG ggtGGACGTGAAGCGGCCCAAATACTGA